A part of Acidobacteriota bacterium genomic DNA contains:
- a CDS encoding DUF2339 domain-containing protein: MTRPPDSPESPGVGRRLDRLSEQLTRVLGEVQELAQEVEALRQAVGEDGEAPEQPPVPAEASQTSSTADSAAEPAELPAQGSSEELIEEPAAAGTSRKERLLAAARRVRDLVPVPADSAVVGDEAAAERSEDGAVVAGEELVAPPESSVEDSAGDDGAESEPLDLEQRIGAVWFLRGGLLFVVIAFALAASWVVPQLQPWHRVLASYVGSAVVFGVGLRYAGRLRRFARPVMATGLALGFFTSFGAYFLPPMRCLPLVASLVLMTLFVGAILASAERWRWEGVATLALFLGHVAAYVGSADADIFSMMAVLFLSATSVVLMLRHDWMPLALFSVIMAYSSHFLWTMREAGPAGVGEVGFVQHLSFLTAYYLLYLVADAAFTHRLEGRGREAFSRRQRVTGRSVGPTAMVLYATLAAALFQSSPGAWERIHWFFLPLALVQLLLLILHHRKGTADVPLYVTAATVFATLALFSRLGGLALNMALAAEALLLLVLGRVIEFGFLRHLARVVLVVNFVSFWFSEAKELDSWPTFVGALLMAAVYFVRARQNETWEPLPPEQRLGEAGAWSLVWHRLFRPLTVPLAHGQTLSGAILVVYQCDKFLGPPWNVVALALLAAGGALAGLWLGSAPLLQGMFWLQLATGLLLWREASGWEAAAREPSDWLVHQLAVALLATIALLSMALAARRRRAYQRFAAAGLGSALLAGFAAGAPALAPANTAAGFAPLGFGALALALVPLALVWACLEIWPRPAPEALAQPLWQRRSIRDRRWRTLFAVLVAELGVWALLHGSAGAFEGVAALAVVTVLLGLASLWRGTPYLLLGLLVHLGATGALALGYLDATEPAHSLLRWVILTEAGVLAALLLTVCPRCRRGSFALGALACFGLAVVMMAWLAVLPDQRFEPLWPWGLTAAVLMVVVELFRTSPARRAEDFDTWVDRWGETALRLYARPLAALGAVLTSAVFGLIIGRACTYNREALWAMAVTSALLLVATILRNSPYLMAALLTQLGLMGAYRILYGSELIQRPMTEWASVTLILLSAALLMATAPWLRRASLAWGSLVALTVGLVGMGELLFNQRPGPTPTSLWLITFVLLWVTVEALHRGFSGQGPEAEGWLDTFDLEPLTRRAMALAVISSMTGAVLLIALTWLQFPSAVFMIFVTVLYAVLFVVLTAWLKSPPMAAAFSVCLTAAHPLFYGRVGAEAAVGTAPQLALLMLAVTVAAGAAVEWSFRHHDETGRRRPAWWAAWYAYLLGFGLAGIFLQPFGEELAGARPFGAPAQSALALIMVGVGCTFKLRWLIRAAVLFALICSGLFIGFAVFDAGYRESLGFAGVLLLGTLLLSERLLVGQEPEELCRSAPAVGRFYRRVLVAVAALVGLVGLTLGPELAGVWTTAGWSLLALVLIGLGFLWRDRIYRRTALAVFALAILRLAILDVTRLETYYQMLAFLCLGASMVAVSFLYSRYREHITRWL; encoded by the coding sequence ATGACCCGACCGCCCGATTCTCCCGAATCCCCCGGTGTAGGCCGGCGGCTGGACCGTCTCAGCGAGCAGCTGACGCGGGTGTTGGGAGAAGTGCAGGAGCTGGCCCAGGAGGTAGAGGCTCTGCGGCAGGCGGTGGGGGAGGATGGGGAGGCTCCAGAGCAGCCCCCGGTCCCCGCCGAGGCTTCCCAGACCAGTTCTACAGCAGATTCCGCCGCGGAGCCAGCAGAGCTCCCTGCGCAGGGTTCCTCCGAAGAGCTCATCGAGGAGCCGGCAGCGGCGGGCACCTCGCGCAAGGAACGCCTGCTGGCGGCGGCGCGGCGGGTCCGGGACTTGGTACCGGTACCGGCGGACAGTGCCGTCGTGGGCGACGAGGCCGCGGCGGAGAGGAGCGAGGACGGCGCGGTTGTCGCTGGCGAAGAGCTGGTAGCTCCGCCGGAAAGCTCAGTGGAGGACTCAGCGGGGGACGACGGCGCCGAGTCGGAGCCGTTGGATCTCGAGCAGCGCATCGGTGCCGTGTGGTTCCTGCGCGGCGGTTTGCTCTTTGTGGTGATCGCCTTCGCTTTGGCGGCGAGTTGGGTGGTGCCCCAGCTTCAGCCCTGGCATCGGGTGCTGGCGAGCTATGTCGGCTCGGCGGTGGTCTTCGGCGTCGGTCTGCGCTACGCCGGGCGCCTGCGCCGCTTCGCAAGGCCAGTGATGGCCACCGGTCTGGCGTTGGGCTTCTTCACCTCCTTCGGCGCCTACTTCCTGCCTCCCATGCGCTGCCTGCCGCTGGTGGCGTCTTTGGTCCTCATGACCCTCTTCGTCGGCGCGATCCTGGCCAGCGCCGAACGCTGGCGATGGGAGGGGGTGGCCACGCTGGCGCTTTTCCTGGGCCACGTGGCGGCCTACGTGGGCAGCGCCGACGCGGATATCTTTTCGATGATGGCGGTGCTCTTTCTGAGCGCCACGTCCGTAGTGCTGATGCTGCGTCACGACTGGATGCCGCTGGCCCTGTTCTCGGTGATCATGGCCTACAGCTCCCACTTCCTGTGGACCATGCGAGAGGCCGGTCCGGCGGGGGTGGGGGAGGTGGGGTTCGTCCAGCATCTGAGCTTCCTCACCGCCTACTATCTGCTCTATCTGGTAGCCGACGCCGCCTTCACCCATCGCCTGGAGGGCCGGGGGCGGGAGGCCTTCAGCCGCCGTCAACGGGTCACCGGGCGCTCCGTGGGGCCCACCGCCATGGTGCTCTACGCCACCCTCGCGGCAGCCCTCTTCCAGAGTAGCCCCGGGGCCTGGGAACGGATCCACTGGTTCTTCCTACCGCTGGCATTGGTGCAGCTGCTGCTGTTGATCTTGCACCACCGCAAGGGCACCGCCGACGTCCCCCTGTACGTCACCGCCGCCACCGTCTTCGCCACCCTGGCGCTCTTCTCCCGCCTCGGCGGCCTGGCCCTCAACATGGCTCTGGCGGCGGAAGCGTTGTTGTTGTTGGTGTTAGGACGGGTGATCGAATTCGGCTTCCTGCGCCACCTGGCGCGGGTGGTGCTGGTGGTGAATTTCGTCTCCTTCTGGTTCTCCGAAGCCAAGGAGCTGGATTCCTGGCCGACCTTCGTAGGGGCGCTGCTCATGGCGGCGGTGTACTTTGTGCGGGCGCGGCAGAACGAGACTTGGGAGCCCTTGCCGCCGGAGCAGCGGTTGGGGGAGGCGGGGGCCTGGTCGCTGGTCTGGCATCGCCTGTTCCGGCCGCTGACGGTACCGTTGGCCCACGGCCAAACTCTCTCCGGTGCGATCCTGGTGGTCTACCAATGCGACAAATTCCTCGGTCCGCCGTGGAATGTGGTGGCGTTGGCGTTGCTCGCCGCCGGTGGTGCGCTGGCCGGTTTGTGGTTGGGCAGTGCACCGCTTCTCCAAGGTATGTTCTGGCTGCAGCTGGCGACGGGATTGCTGCTGTGGCGGGAGGCCTCGGGATGGGAGGCGGCGGCGCGGGAGCCGTCGGATTGGCTGGTGCACCAGCTGGCGGTGGCGCTGCTGGCGACGATCGCCTTGCTTTCCATGGCTTTGGCGGCACGCCGCCGCCGCGCCTACCAACGGTTCGCCGCCGCCGGCTTGGGTAGCGCGCTGCTGGCGGGCTTTGCCGCCGGTGCTCCGGCGCTGGCCCCGGCGAATACCGCAGCAGGATTCGCGCCCCTGGGATTCGGAGCTCTAGCCCTGGCTCTGGTGCCGTTGGCCTTGGTGTGGGCCTGCCTGGAGATCTGGCCTCGGCCGGCACCGGAAGCGCTGGCCCAGCCATTGTGGCAGCGACGGTCGATCCGGGATCGTCGCTGGCGCACTCTCTTCGCCGTGCTGGTGGCGGAGCTGGGGGTGTGGGCCCTCCTCCACGGCAGCGCTGGTGCCTTCGAGGGCGTTGCCGCGCTGGCGGTGGTGACGGTCCTGCTGGGCCTGGCGAGCCTGTGGCGGGGCACGCCCTATCTGCTGCTGGGACTCCTGGTGCACCTGGGGGCGACGGGGGCCTTGGCGTTGGGCTATCTGGATGCCACCGAGCCGGCCCACTCGCTGCTGCGCTGGGTCATCCTCACCGAGGCAGGGGTGCTGGCGGCGTTGTTGCTCACCGTCTGCCCGCGGTGCCGCCGCGGCTCCTTTGCCTTGGGAGCGCTGGCCTGCTTCGGGCTGGCGGTAGTGATGATGGCGTGGCTGGCGGTGTTGCCGGATCAGCGCTTCGAGCCGCTATGGCCCTGGGGGCTGACGGCGGCGGTGCTGATGGTGGTGGTGGAATTGTTCCGCACCAGCCCGGCGCGGCGGGCGGAGGACTTCGACACCTGGGTAGACCGGTGGGGAGAGACCGCCCTGCGGCTCTATGCCCGGCCCCTGGCGGCCTTGGGCGCGGTGCTCACGTCGGCGGTCTTCGGTTTGATCATCGGTCGCGCCTGTACTTACAATCGGGAAGCCCTGTGGGCCATGGCGGTGACCTCGGCGCTGCTCTTGGTGGCGACGATTCTACGCAACAGTCCCTATTTGATGGCGGCGCTGCTCACCCAGCTGGGACTGATGGGGGCCTATCGAATCCTCTACGGCAGCGAGCTGATCCAGCGGCCCATGACCGAGTGGGCTTCGGTGACGCTGATCCTGCTGTCGGCGGCACTATTGATGGCGACAGCGCCGTGGCTGCGGCGGGCGAGCCTGGCCTGGGGCTCCTTGGTGGCGCTGACGGTGGGGCTGGTGGGCATGGGGGAGCTCCTCTTCAATCAGCGCCCGGGCCCCACCCCGACCTCCCTCTGGCTGATCACCTTCGTCCTGCTGTGGGTCACGGTGGAAGCGCTCCATCGAGGCTTCAGCGGACAAGGGCCGGAAGCGGAGGGCTGGCTCGACACCTTCGATCTGGAGCCGCTGACCCGCCGGGCGATGGCTTTGGCGGTGATCTCGTCCATGACCGGGGCGGTGCTGCTCATCGCCCTCACCTGGCTGCAATTTCCCTCCGCGGTGTTCATGATCTTCGTCACCGTGCTCTATGCGGTGCTCTTCGTGGTGCTGACGGCCTGGCTCAAGAGCCCGCCCATGGCGGCGGCCTTCTCGGTCTGCCTCACCGCCGCCCATCCGCTCTTCTACGGCCGCGTAGGGGCCGAGGCGGCGGTGGGTACGGCACCCCAGCTGGCGCTGCTGATGCTGGCGGTGACGGTGGCGGCGGGGGCGGCGGTGGAGTGGAGCTTTCGCCATCACGACGAGACGGGGCGGCGGCGGCCGGCGTGGTGGGCAGCGTGGTATGCGTATCTGTTGGGTTTTGGCCTGGCCGGGATCTTCCTCCAACCCTTCGGTGAGGAGCTGGCTGGAGCCCGGCCTTTTGGCGCACCGGCCCAGAGCGCGCTGGCGCTGATCATGGTGGGGGTGGGCTGCACCTTCAAGCTGCGCTGGCTGATCCGGGCGGCGGTGCTCTTCGCGCTGATCTGCTCGGGCTTGTTCATCGGCTTCGCCGTCTTCGATGCTGGCTACCGCGAGTCTTTGGGCTTCGCCGGGGTGTTGTTGTTGGGGACCCTCCTGCTCTCGGAGCGGCTGCTGGTGGGGCAGGAGCCGGAGGAATTGTGCCGTAGCGCACCGGCGGTGGGCCGCTTCTATCGGCGGGTGCTGGTGGCGGTGGCGGCGCTGGTGGGGTTGGTGGGGCTGACCCTGGGGCCGGAGCTGGCGGGGGTCTGGACCACTGCCGGCTGGAGTCTCCTAGCCTTGGTGCTCATCGGCCTCGGCTTTCTGTGGCGAGACCGCATCTATCGGCGGACGGCCTTAGCGGTCTTCGCCCTGGCGATCCTGCGGCTGGCGATTCTCGACGTCACCCGGCTGGAAACCTACTATCAGATGCTGGCCTTCCTATGCCTGGGCGCGTCGATGGTGGCGGTATCCTTCCTCTACAGCCGGTATCGGGAACACATCACCCGGTGGCTGTAG
- a CDS encoding M23 family metallopeptidase, translated as MLLAMGLLAGWLGLGLALGEVEAGASESGANRAASQASAAPGSIVRWSTAGVDRCGLGDRTWAPLQGVCLYPVDLKRTGSITLRRRVEGVWENRRLGIGDYPYPVQHITLKDDSTVHLSPENIARSRRESARVGALWRNPSEARFTLPLAAPLDPLPEGRRFGSRRVFNGEPRNPHTGVDYTADRGTPVGSTAAGTVVLAEEHFFAGKSVFVDHGDELVSMYFHLDTLAVETGQEVRRGETLGTVGSTGRSTGAHLHFGLRWHGARVDPALLLGPVREIADIP; from the coding sequence GTGCTCCTGGCAATGGGCCTCCTGGCGGGCTGGCTAGGATTGGGCTTGGCCCTGGGAGAGGTGGAGGCCGGAGCCTCGGAGAGTGGGGCCAATCGGGCCGCAAGCCAGGCGAGCGCCGCACCGGGATCCATCGTCCGCTGGAGCACCGCCGGTGTCGACCGTTGCGGCCTGGGAGACCGCACCTGGGCGCCGCTCCAGGGAGTGTGTCTCTACCCGGTGGATCTCAAGAGGACCGGCTCCATCACGCTGCGCCGGCGGGTCGAGGGTGTTTGGGAGAACCGACGGTTGGGTATCGGTGACTATCCCTATCCGGTGCAGCACATCACTCTAAAAGACGATTCCACGGTGCATCTATCGCCGGAGAATATCGCCCGCTCGCGGCGGGAGAGCGCTCGGGTCGGCGCTCTGTGGCGGAATCCGTCGGAGGCGCGCTTCACCCTGCCGCTGGCGGCGCCCCTGGACCCCCTGCCGGAGGGACGGCGTTTCGGCAGCCGGCGAGTATTCAACGGCGAGCCGCGCAATCCCCACACCGGCGTCGACTACACAGCGGATCGGGGAACGCCGGTAGGCTCGACGGCGGCGGGGACGGTGGTGTTGGCGGAGGAGCATTTCTTCGCCGGGAAGAGCGTTTTCGTCGATCATGGGGACGAGCTGGTGAGCATGTATTTCCACCTCGACACCCTCGCCGTCGAGACGGGGCAGGAGGTGCGGCGGGGAGAGACTCTGGGCACGGTGGGCTCCACCGGGCGTTCGACGGGAGCCCATCTCCACTTCGGTCTGCGCTGGCACGGTGCGCGGGTGGATCCTGCGCTGCTGCTGGGGCCGGTTCGAGAGATCGCCGACATCCCCTGA
- a CDS encoding 5'-nucleotidase C-terminal domain-containing protein — protein sequence MQRLDTSPRRRLPTRIAEWAFAALILPVLLLAGACSTAPSAPTDPAASPPSSEETAAESAAENPQERSFTILSINDVYRITGLYDGSRGGPARVRTLRRQLEADHPDLLVFHAGDFLYPSLLSRLYHGEQMVDVLNLLDGDAQAFDPHFFITFGNHELDAAGDEGATQLDQRLAQSQFRWITSNLHFQEGGKDSPEIADPRLTDHVLTEAGGVRVGIFAVTLDNQQPSYVRAIDDPIETARRYTALLRGRGAEVVIGLTHLELEEDLLLLETLREDGPDLILGGHEHDRQRQQAGGRWVFKADADAVSAVVATLTVGPEGGVTVDQRFEDLMGDEPPPDPLVSQHADAWIRRHEQEFCTAAGLPSGCLGRTLGTTQTRLVGEELAIRSRETSLGNWVADQLRAELQSEGAPDQGAQVAVINSGGLRLNRDLPAGSPVSRRDLEELFAFPNPTVLLQIDVKTLEKMLQRSVEQRGEGAWLQVSGLAFRYDPDRQRVLDLTLLAPEGPRPLEPGEVLRVATVNFLADPAIGDQDGYTMLGLHQRLARGGSLEKRALKALQAAGTEGIAPTVEGRICAVDAPGPCLAVASP from the coding sequence ATGCAACGACTCGATACATCCCCGCGCCGACGCCTCCCTACCCGAATCGCAGAATGGGCCTTTGCGGCCCTGATTCTGCCGGTCCTGCTTCTCGCTGGCGCCTGCTCCACCGCCCCCTCGGCGCCTACTGACCCCGCCGCGTCGCCGCCTTCGTCGGAAGAGACAGCGGCTGAGAGCGCTGCGGAGAACCCGCAGGAGCGCTCCTTCACGATCCTTTCCATCAACGACGTCTACCGCATCACCGGCCTCTACGACGGCAGCCGAGGAGGTCCGGCACGGGTGCGCACCCTGCGGCGACAGCTCGAGGCCGATCACCCGGATCTCCTGGTCTTCCACGCCGGCGACTTCCTGTATCCCTCGCTTCTCAGCCGCCTCTACCATGGCGAGCAGATGGTCGACGTCCTCAACCTCCTGGACGGCGACGCCCAGGCCTTCGATCCGCATTTCTTCATCACCTTCGGCAACCATGAGCTCGACGCCGCCGGCGACGAGGGGGCCACCCAGCTCGACCAGCGTCTCGCCCAATCCCAATTCCGTTGGATCACTTCGAACCTGCACTTCCAGGAAGGCGGCAAAGACTCCCCGGAGATCGCCGATCCCCGCCTCACGGACCACGTCCTCACCGAGGCCGGCGGGGTCAGGGTCGGTATCTTCGCCGTCACCCTCGACAACCAGCAGCCGTCCTATGTGCGCGCCATCGACGATCCCATCGAGACCGCCCGCCGCTACACGGCGCTCTTGCGCGGGCGCGGTGCCGAGGTGGTCATCGGTCTCACCCACCTCGAGTTGGAGGAAGACTTGCTCTTGCTGGAAACCCTCCGGGAAGACGGGCCGGATCTCATCCTCGGCGGTCACGAGCACGATCGGCAGCGGCAGCAGGCCGGCGGCCGCTGGGTCTTCAAGGCGGATGCCGACGCCGTCTCGGCGGTGGTGGCGACCCTCACCGTCGGGCCCGAGGGGGGCGTCACCGTGGACCAGCGATTCGAAGACTTGATGGGAGACGAGCCGCCCCCGGATCCCCTGGTCAGCCAACACGCCGACGCTTGGATCCGCCGTCACGAGCAAGAATTCTGTACCGCCGCGGGACTTCCCTCGGGCTGCCTCGGCCGAACCTTGGGGACCACCCAAACACGGCTGGTGGGCGAGGAGCTGGCCATCCGCTCCCGGGAGACCTCCTTGGGCAATTGGGTGGCGGATCAGCTGCGGGCGGAGCTCCAAAGCGAAGGTGCCCCAGATCAGGGAGCCCAGGTGGCCGTCATCAACTCCGGCGGCCTGCGCCTCAATCGGGACCTTCCCGCCGGTAGCCCGGTGAGCCGCCGCGATTTGGAAGAGCTCTTCGCTTTCCCCAACCCCACGGTGCTGCTGCAGATCGACGTCAAGACCCTCGAGAAGATGCTCCAACGCTCCGTCGAGCAGCGAGGGGAAGGAGCCTGGCTACAGGTCTCCGGCCTCGCCTTCCGCTACGACCCGGACCGCCAGCGGGTGCTCGACCTCACCCTCCTCGCTCCCGAAGGACCACGGCCTTTGGAGCCCGGGGAGGTCCTGCGCGTGGCCACCGTCAACTTCTTGGCGGATCCGGCCATCGGAGACCAGGACGGCTACACCATGCTCGGCCTGCACCAACGCCTCGCCCGCGGAGGCAGCCTCGAAAAGCGTGCGCTCAAGGCGTTGCAGGCCGCCGGCACCGAGGGCATTGCGCCGACGGTGGAGGGCCGGATCTGCGCCGTCGACGCGCCCGGCCCCTGCCTCGCCGTCGCTTCCCCTTGA
- a CDS encoding copper-binding protein, whose translation MSLDSLVSRGGRSLRTLASWAFLVSACCFLAACSGDGPSEEAGQEAATVYQIRAEIQALPIPDRASPELMVRHEAVDDWTDPTGTVVGMDAMTMPFPLESEAVADGFAAGDLVEMTVEVDWDGPRPVLVTGLEALPEGTELRMRAAQPSTATESQKSDPPEMPAPSQEGGS comes from the coding sequence GTGAGTCTCGACTCCCTCGTCTCCCGAGGAGGCCGGAGTCTTCGCACTCTGGCCTCCTGGGCCTTTCTCGTCTCGGCCTGCTGCTTCCTCGCCGCCTGTTCCGGAGACGGACCCAGCGAGGAAGCAGGTCAGGAAGCGGCCACCGTCTACCAGATCCGCGCAGAGATCCAAGCTCTGCCGATCCCCGACCGGGCCTCACCGGAGCTCATGGTGCGCCACGAGGCCGTCGACGACTGGACGGACCCCACCGGCACCGTTGTCGGCATGGACGCCATGACCATGCCCTTCCCCCTGGAGTCGGAGGCCGTGGCCGACGGCTTTGCTGCTGGAGACCTGGTGGAGATGACCGTGGAAGTCGATTGGGACGGCCCGCGGCCCGTCCTCGTCACCGGCCTCGAGGCTCTGCCGGAGGGTACTGAGCTGAGAATGCGCGCGGCCCAGCCCTCTACAGCCACCGAGTCCCAGAAGAGCGATCCTCCTGAGATGCCAGCCCCCTCCCAGGAAGGCGGTAGCTAG